Proteins encoded in a region of the Photobacterium angustum genome:
- a CDS encoding lipopolysaccharide biosynthesis protein, with translation MNTLKVVAVYGIGIVFCKLIGLLLQPYVTDQLGLEEYGKLDVLLVLTTFLSLIISLGVIDGLYRFYHDSSNPTRLLGQALWQVILCGAIITSLLVFFNHDIQALLPGPPPLFAFNCFIFTIYFNSLNAIPLAKLRIDNNAKHFVSILLITALLQAVLTLLLVTTWKVDGMALAGLIAQVVCGVLLYKQWPIPHFSISPALLKYGAILTLSGLLGFISLGAERWAIAHYLGVEAVSPYAIAMQWGVAASLLIEPFALWWFPKRFSFINTEQRKQHLANITILACQLCVLISALVLLFGPIFLRFWLNAEFDYSSVLIPFIALWLMLKGCCTFLNVGCYYHEHGQGILLINSLSTLLSLLVFIYVLPLFDILALIYCGIAIQALRLFIFYFYSQYHLPLLYPLSDLFVSFSLVMLICFCQQYQLTYFLILLTSLLCLQVYWPWRHLCNYRHVLQVIYDKG, from the coding sequence ATGAACACATTAAAGGTTGTTGCAGTTTATGGTATTGGTATCGTCTTTTGTAAGCTAATAGGATTGCTACTTCAACCTTATGTTACAGATCAATTAGGCTTAGAAGAGTACGGTAAGCTTGATGTCTTATTAGTCTTAACTACATTCCTATCACTGATCATTAGCTTAGGCGTCATTGATGGTCTTTATCGTTTTTATCATGATTCATCCAATCCAACACGTTTGTTAGGTCAGGCTTTATGGCAAGTTATATTATGTGGCGCAATAATCACAAGCCTGCTTGTTTTTTTTAATCACGATATTCAAGCGCTTTTACCTGGGCCGCCACCACTTTTTGCCTTTAATTGTTTTATTTTTACTATTTACTTTAACTCTCTGAACGCGATCCCTTTAGCAAAGCTGCGAATTGATAACAATGCTAAACACTTTGTAAGTATTTTACTTATCACGGCATTATTGCAAGCAGTCTTAACGCTCTTGTTGGTCACTACATGGAAAGTTGATGGTATGGCTTTAGCGGGATTGATCGCACAAGTCGTGTGTGGTGTTCTGCTCTATAAACAATGGCCAATACCGCATTTTTCAATTAGCCCCGCATTATTAAAATATGGCGCTATTCTAACTCTCTCAGGATTATTGGGTTTTATTTCATTAGGTGCAGAGCGTTGGGCTATCGCGCATTATTTAGGGGTAGAAGCAGTATCTCCTTATGCTATTGCAATGCAATGGGGGGTTGCCGCTAGTTTATTAATAGAACCTTTTGCGTTGTGGTGGTTTCCAAAACGATTTAGCTTCATCAATACAGAGCAGCGTAAGCAACACTTAGCCAATATTACTATTTTAGCATGTCAGCTTTGCGTACTTATTTCTGCTCTTGTGCTTTTGTTTGGCCCTATTTTTTTACGGTTTTGGCTTAATGCTGAATTTGATTACAGTAGTGTTCTTATCCCATTTATCGCATTATGGTTAATGTTAAAAGGCTGTTGTACTTTTCTCAATGTCGGCTGCTATTACCACGAACATGGACAGGGAATATTATTGATTAATAGCCTGTCAACACTACTATCGTTACTCGTTTTTATTTATGTCTTACCCTTATTCGATATTCTCGCATTGATCTATTGTGGAATTGCGATTCAAGCATTACGTCTTTTTATTTTTTACTTTTATAGTCAATACCATCTCCCTCTGTTGTACCCTCTCTCTGATTTGTTTGTCAGCTTTTCACTTGTTATGTTGATTTGTTTTTGTCAGCAATATCAACTCACTTATTTTCTCATCCTATTAACTTCTCTTCTTTGCCTTCAAGTCTATTGGCCTTGGCGTCACCTTTGTAACTATCGTCATGTATTACAGGTGATCTATGACAAGGGGTAA
- a CDS encoding glycosyltransferase, translating into MGRDIEFIIFGEDWGRHPSSTQHLISIIAKQYPVYWINSIGLRQPQLQAKDIRRIIEKIMAFTRRTAIADTEISSTNLKKIIKPLVWPLARNKVMKYINKKLLTTQLPKKKHYRVLWIALPSAIEYIELCQADLIIYYCGDDFSALTGVDHDKAMQAEQTLSMQADLIYVANKQLMTRFPKHKTHYLPHGVDLHLFQSKHACPPAIDKGTKNIGFYGSLNNWLDYDLLQQLALARPQIQFYLLGNKECHQVQQLQNENIHLLPAVPHNQLASYVQHWHAAILPFINNQQIKMCNPLKLREYLAAGCPVISSDYKAAAEYSPLVSIATTQKEWLSAIDRITQLSPQQASEYKRKAYQCVQHDSWQLRIEKIIHAIQKIRYSTTE; encoded by the coding sequence ATGGGGCGTGATATAGAATTTATTATTTTTGGTGAAGATTGGGGGCGACACCCTTCTAGCACTCAGCACTTAATATCAATCATTGCTAAGCAATATCCCGTCTATTGGATCAATTCTATTGGTTTAAGGCAACCCCAACTTCAAGCTAAAGATATCAGGCGTATCATCGAAAAGATCATGGCTTTTACTCGCCGTACTGCAATAGCTGATACTGAAATCTCCTCCACAAATTTAAAAAAGATCATCAAACCTCTCGTTTGGCCATTAGCTCGAAATAAAGTGATGAAGTACATCAATAAGAAGCTATTGACGACACAACTCCCCAAAAAAAAACACTATCGTGTTTTATGGATAGCCTTACCAAGTGCGATTGAATATATCGAACTCTGCCAAGCTGATTTAATTATTTATTACTGTGGAGATGACTTTTCTGCATTAACTGGCGTCGATCATGATAAAGCAATGCAAGCAGAACAAACGTTGAGCATGCAAGCCGATCTTATTTATGTCGCAAACAAACAATTAATGACGCGTTTCCCAAAGCACAAGACACATTATTTGCCCCATGGTGTTGATCTTCATTTATTTCAATCAAAACATGCGTGCCCACCAGCCATTGATAAAGGGACAAAAAATATTGGCTTTTATGGCAGTTTAAATAATTGGCTTGATTACGATTTATTACAACAACTCGCATTAGCGCGTCCACAGATACAATTTTATTTACTTGGGAATAAGGAGTGTCATCAAGTTCAGCAATTGCAAAATGAGAATATCCATCTATTACCAGCGGTCCCTCACAATCAACTTGCTAGTTATGTACAACATTGGCACGCCGCTATTTTACCTTTCATCAACAATCAACAAATTAAAATGTGTAACCCCTTAAAATTAAGAGAGTATTTAGCGGCTGGATGTCCTGTCATCAGCAGTGATTACAAAGCCGCAGCAGAGTACTCACCTTTAGTATCAATTGCGACAACTCAGAAAGAATGGCTATCGGCAATTGATCGCATTACACAATTAAGCCCACAGCAAGCCTCAGAATATAAACGAAAAGCATATCAATGTGTTCAGCATGACAGCTGGCAGCTACGCATAGAAAAGATCATTCATGCCATACAAAAAATACGATATTCGACGACTGAATAA
- a CDS encoding glycosyltransferase family 4 protein, whose amino-acid sequence MKTIGYVIPCFPTLSETFTGVEMRAMIALGHHVVPFSFIKGQHFQRADIPLMKQCSYPSNLPYYSFRHITRSVRSLPFIYQQHEFGKLALLRQGLQLALWAHRYQCRHLHAHFAWHSAAIAIVAAKILNIPVSFVGHGADIYAGPQDLQAKLSHCQFCCAVTKAMHDHLQSLTKTPVHYLPCGIEEQNYPTLNNDWSPSKRFLFIGRLVEKKGLITLLKAVQLLKHPIEIDLVGDGPLKAELMSFCKQHGLINAVSFLGSQNADWLRSHAERYQGLIAPFTIAKNGDTDTGPLVLKEALALGIPIITTNLVGCTEILCPDIGVMIKKDSPKELATAITNHQRKSHQELKIQRELGYRHVMKTFTAKAQAQRLSQWIEAL is encoded by the coding sequence ATGAAGACAATTGGTTATGTGATCCCTTGTTTCCCTACCTTATCTGAAACGTTCACGGGCGTTGAAATGAGAGCAATGATTGCACTTGGACATCATGTTGTTCCGTTTTCATTTATAAAAGGTCAACACTTTCAACGTGCTGATATTCCATTAATGAAGCAATGCAGCTATCCCTCAAACCTTCCCTACTATAGTTTTCGCCACATCACCCGTTCGGTAAGAAGTTTGCCCTTCATTTACCAGCAACATGAGTTTGGAAAGCTCGCACTTCTTCGGCAAGGTCTACAATTAGCGCTATGGGCACATCGCTACCAATGTCGACATCTCCATGCGCATTTTGCTTGGCATAGTGCTGCGATTGCAATCGTTGCGGCAAAAATATTGAATATTCCAGTGTCATTTGTTGGGCATGGCGCTGATATCTATGCTGGACCTCAAGATTTACAAGCCAAGCTTTCCCATTGTCAGTTTTGCTGCGCTGTGACAAAGGCAATGCATGATCATCTGCAATCACTAACAAAAACACCAGTTCACTATTTACCTTGTGGGATTGAAGAACAAAACTATCCCACTTTAAATAATGATTGGTCTCCATCTAAACGTTTTTTATTTATTGGTCGATTGGTTGAAAAAAAAGGGCTTATAACGTTATTGAAGGCTGTACAACTACTAAAACACCCGATTGAAATTGATCTTGTTGGTGATGGTCCACTAAAAGCGGAGCTAATGTCTTTTTGTAAACAGCATGGACTCATAAACGCTGTTTCTTTTCTCGGAAGTCAAAATGCAGATTGGCTTCGATCTCACGCAGAACGCTATCAAGGACTAATTGCTCCTTTTACCATTGCTAAAAATGGTGATACAGATACTGGTCCATTAGTCTTAAAAGAAGCACTTGCATTAGGAATCCCTATTATTACTACCAACCTTGTTGGCTGTACTGAGATCCTTTGCCCTGATATAGGAGTGATGATAAAGAAAGATTCACCTAAAGAGTTAGCAACGGCGATTACAAACCACCAGCGAAAAAGCCATCAAGAATTAAAAATTCAAAGAGAGCTCGGTTATCGGCATGTAATGAAAACCTTTACTGCAAAAGCTCAAGCGCAACGGCTATCACAGTGGATTGAAGCACTATGA
- a CDS encoding O-antigen ligase family protein — protein sequence MTRGKQIIIALFSTISCFIVSNYTFKHYFAFLGILALPFVVKRAFLLCIWFILFSYFRLHEAMPFLEPFKIPKLLALACLVGLSWQLWMNYRNFKWHPLHTWLLCFAFWVSISCAFASNREESFEMLSGNFLKIVLMVFAISLLPTHISQLKRIPFLLFLCGLLIASITLYNKHYEIGLVEETRVTIGRAFGSMLGDPNDLSLVLLFPLSFTAVYIFHGHIISRIIAMIISITLLAGIAATESRGGQLGIISVVFMSLLLRSKNIVTPLIITALGIIVLFVAAGIENRFVSSASSGAIDESAMGRLYAWGAAIMMAVDHPLTGVGLSNFYNNYYFYSVHWDGKNHAVHSSWFEILAENGFVGLFLFTTLLIKTFQLSYRLLKRLKKTTYQPLAEGLWLGMVSFSVSGTFLTQGTTWPFYILLSLLIATDRLTRNTEQLD from the coding sequence ATGACAAGGGGTAAGCAAATTATCATTGCTTTGTTTAGTACGATAAGTTGCTTTATTGTTAGCAATTACACGTTTAAACATTACTTTGCTTTTCTTGGGATACTGGCATTACCCTTTGTTGTTAAACGTGCCTTTTTACTCTGTATTTGGTTTATTCTTTTTTCATATTTTCGCTTACATGAAGCAATGCCATTTCTTGAACCCTTTAAAATCCCAAAGTTATTAGCACTTGCTTGCTTGGTCGGATTAAGTTGGCAGTTGTGGATGAACTATCGCAACTTCAAGTGGCATCCATTACATACGTGGCTACTTTGCTTTGCATTTTGGGTCAGTATTAGCTGTGCTTTTGCTTCTAATAGAGAAGAATCATTTGAAATGTTGTCAGGTAACTTTCTAAAAATCGTTTTAATGGTTTTTGCTATTAGTTTATTACCCACCCATATTTCTCAACTGAAAAGAATTCCTTTTTTACTCTTTCTTTGTGGTTTATTGATTGCGTCTATTACGTTATATAACAAACACTATGAGATTGGATTAGTTGAAGAAACGCGTGTCACGATCGGGCGAGCATTTGGATCAATGCTAGGTGATCCTAATGATCTCTCTTTAGTCCTTTTATTCCCGTTATCATTTACTGCTGTCTATATTTTTCACGGTCACATCATTTCTCGTATTATTGCTATGATCATCAGTATTACACTCCTCGCTGGTATTGCAGCAACGGAAAGCCGAGGCGGGCAACTGGGGATAATTAGTGTGGTATTTATGTCACTGCTACTTCGTAGTAAAAATATCGTCACACCACTTATCATTACCGCCCTTGGGATCATTGTTTTATTTGTCGCTGCGGGTATTGAAAACAGATTTGTTTCATCGGCTAGTTCAGGCGCTATTGATGAGTCTGCTATGGGGCGTCTATATGCTTGGGGTGCGGCGATAATGATGGCAGTTGATCATCCATTGACAGGAGTTGGACTAAGTAATTTTTATAATAATTACTATTTTTACTCAGTACATTGGGATGGTAAGAACCATGCTGTTCATAGCTCTTGGTTTGAAATATTAGCTGAGAATGGATTTGTCGGGCTGTTCTTATTTACTACTTTGTTAATAAAAACTTTCCAACTTAGTTACCGCTTACTTAAACGATTAAAAAAAACAACATATCAACCACTTGCTGAAGGGCTATGGCTTGGCATGGTTTCCTTTTCTGTCAGTGGTACTTTTCTAACACAAGGAACAACGTGGCCTTTTTATATTTTATTAAGCTTATTAATTGCAACCGATCGATTAACCCGTAATACCGAACAACTCGATTAA
- a CDS encoding sugar transporter, with protein MRHLFITRLYPLLYGLWLHRYLLVLPIIIMPFLMTIGGFLKTKYYYSETTILVQEAALLNPFLEDLSISMNLQQRIKALQVVIQSQSTLAIVIDELDLVPDKDPQKIKHVTAQLEKGITLDLTGNDLVQMSLVWQQPEQIPEILNTLSRIFLEKLRAPGRASVDNSEVFLQKQLTTTQKDLELAESELATFKAENADNLPLLQGVNVDTSIKLVRKINESELALLHAKSKRDSMYKTLINTNPVIGKLEQEIVIAEAELAILRASYTDKHSSIKNVLRRLNRLKQERTRQVELQQSLTPEQIDSLWQRLANSSQDPEKQSQPILLSQFEALQQAESEIDAINQELVLLKKQAANIIGKRVEFAELEKKLTSLDRNYKVKSTIYNQLLERYEMARVTGHLGRFEEPDKLKIIDKPSVPNAPQNWPWWMNFLSGILFGAVIALFLVGISIIFDTRLYQSNHIRQLVSYPILVRIPYFSKELKHD; from the coding sequence ATGCGTCACCTCTTTATAACGCGGCTGTATCCATTACTTTATGGATTATGGCTTCATCGTTATTTATTAGTTTTACCCATCATCATTATGCCTTTTTTAATGACGATAGGCGGTTTTCTTAAAACTAAGTATTACTACTCTGAAACCACTATTTTGGTTCAGGAGGCCGCATTGCTTAACCCTTTTTTAGAAGATTTGTCTATTTCAATGAATCTACAGCAGCGAATTAAAGCACTCCAAGTGGTGATCCAAAGCCAATCGACTTTGGCGATCGTAATTGATGAACTCGATCTAGTACCAGATAAAGACCCACAAAAAATTAAACACGTTACCGCTCAACTCGAAAAAGGAATTACCCTTGATTTGACAGGTAACGATCTCGTTCAAATGAGTCTTGTATGGCAACAACCTGAACAAATTCCAGAGATATTAAATACTCTCTCTCGAATTTTCTTAGAAAAGCTACGAGCCCCAGGACGAGCCTCGGTTGATAATTCAGAAGTTTTTTTACAAAAACAATTAACGACAACCCAAAAAGATTTAGAACTTGCGGAAAGTGAGCTTGCCACCTTTAAAGCAGAAAATGCTGATAACTTACCGCTCCTGCAAGGCGTCAATGTTGATACGAGTATTAAATTAGTAAGGAAAATAAACGAATCAGAGCTGGCTTTACTCCATGCCAAAAGTAAACGTGACAGCATGTATAAAACGCTCATTAATACTAATCCTGTTATCGGCAAACTAGAGCAAGAAATTGTTATCGCCGAAGCCGAACTTGCTATCTTACGTGCCAGTTATACCGATAAACACTCATCAATTAAGAATGTGCTCCGCCGTTTAAACCGGTTAAAACAAGAGCGAACTCGACAAGTTGAATTACAGCAATCACTTACTCCAGAACAAATCGACAGTTTATGGCAACGACTAGCCAATAGCTCTCAAGATCCTGAAAAACAATCTCAACCAATATTACTCAGCCAATTTGAAGCATTGCAGCAAGCAGAATCTGAAATCGATGCCATTAATCAAGAGCTCGTATTACTCAAAAAACAAGCTGCAAATATCATAGGAAAACGGGTGGAGTTTGCAGAATTAGAAAAAAAACTTACCAGCTTAGATCGTAATTATAAGGTCAAATCGACTATTTATAACCAACTATTAGAACGCTATGAAATGGCCAGAGTCACCGGTCACCTTGGCCGTTTTGAAGAACCAGACAAATTAAAAATAATAGACAAACCTTCAGTACCGAATGCCCCTCAAAATTGGCCTTGGTGGATGAACTTTTTATCTGGCATTCTTTTTGGCGCAGTCATTGCTTTATTTCTTGTAGGCATCTCGATTATTTTTGATACGCGATTATATCAATCCAACCATATCAGACAGTTAGTATCTTACCCAATCTTGGTGCGCATTCCTTACTTCTCAAAGGAACTTAAGCATGATTAG